Proteins encoded by one window of Streptomyces sp. LX-29:
- a CDS encoding peptidylprolyl isomerase — translation MASQEQRRRQLARAKYERQQQRREVARRKTKRRNTVIASSLAVVLTAGVVVAAAGAFSGDDDKESTPNAVDTPTPPPTPDPKPEPSMTIDKKAKYGMALKTNHGDIRIAMDAAKTPRTVNSFKSLADKHFFDGSPCHRLAVEGIFVLQCGDPDGTGRGGPGYTIPDENLKDPRLKGGVYPRGTVAMANRYNGVDEATRNSGSSQFFLVYKDSKLPPNYTPFGTLDAEGLKVLEKIAAGGVEGGVTDGAPKKAVTIEKATVQKD, via the coding sequence GTGGCCAGTCAGGAGCAGCGGCGGCGGCAGCTCGCCCGCGCGAAGTACGAGCGGCAGCAGCAGCGTCGTGAGGTGGCGCGGCGAAAGACCAAGCGCCGCAACACGGTGATCGCCTCCTCCCTCGCCGTGGTGCTCACGGCGGGCGTCGTGGTCGCCGCCGCGGGGGCGTTCTCCGGCGACGACGACAAGGAGTCGACGCCGAACGCCGTCGACACCCCCACCCCGCCGCCCACCCCCGACCCCAAGCCCGAGCCGTCGATGACGATCGACAAGAAGGCGAAGTACGGGATGGCGCTGAAGACCAACCACGGCGACATCCGGATCGCCATGGACGCCGCCAAGACCCCGCGCACGGTGAACTCCTTCAAGTCCCTCGCGGACAAGCACTTCTTCGACGGCTCGCCGTGCCACCGGCTCGCCGTCGAGGGCATCTTCGTGCTCCAGTGCGGCGACCCGGACGGCACCGGCCGGGGCGGGCCGGGCTACACCATCCCCGACGAGAACCTCAAGGACCCGCGTCTGAAGGGCGGCGTCTACCCGCGGGGCACGGTGGCCATGGCCAACCGCTACAACGGCGTGGACGAGGCGACCCGGAACTCCGGTAGCAGCCAGTTCTTCCTCGTCTACAAGGACAGCAAACTCCCGCCCAACTACACCCCCTTCGGCACGCTGGACGCCGAGGGGCTGAAGGTCCTGGAGAAGATCGCCGCGGGGGGCGTCGAGGGCGGTGTCACGGACGGCGCCCCGAAGAAGGCCGTCACCATCGAGAAGGCGACCGTTCAGAAGGACTGA
- a CDS encoding DUF349 domain-containing protein: protein MSSDPWGRVDETGTVYVRTADGEQVVGSWQAGSPEEALAYFERKYEGLVVEIGLLERRVKTTDLSTKDALTAIEHLRVQVDEHHAVGDLQALSERLDKLVSEVEARREERKAAKARQAEDARQAKEALVAEAEELAASDQWRAAGERLRALVDTWKGLPRLDRKSDDELWHRFSHARSAFSKRRKAHFASLDAQREEARKAKERLVAEAEALSGSTDWGPTAARYRELMTEWKAAGRAQREAEDDLWNRFRGAQDVFFQARGEVFAERDAEQRENLTRKEELVVEAEKLLPVSDLKAARAAFRSINERWEAIGHVPRDARPRIEGRMHAVERAIQDTEEAEWRRTNPEARARAAGLTGQLQDAVDKLRAQIDAARAAGNNAKADKLAKELEGRQALLDQALKGLEEFGG from the coding sequence GTGAGCAGCGACCCATGGGGCCGCGTCGATGAGACGGGGACCGTGTACGTGCGTACGGCCGATGGCGAGCAGGTCGTCGGATCGTGGCAGGCGGGCTCTCCTGAGGAGGCCCTCGCCTACTTCGAGCGCAAGTACGAGGGCCTGGTCGTCGAGATCGGTCTCCTGGAGCGCCGGGTCAAGACCACCGACCTGTCGACCAAGGACGCCCTGACCGCCATCGAGCACCTGCGAGTGCAGGTGGACGAGCACCACGCGGTGGGTGATCTTCAGGCGCTGAGCGAGCGGCTCGACAAGCTCGTCAGCGAGGTGGAGGCGCGCCGCGAAGAGCGCAAGGCGGCGAAGGCCAGGCAGGCCGAGGACGCGCGCCAGGCCAAGGAGGCGCTGGTCGCCGAGGCCGAGGAGCTGGCCGCCAGCGACCAGTGGCGGGCCGCCGGCGAGCGGCTGCGGGCCCTGGTGGACACGTGGAAGGGCCTGCCGCGGCTGGACCGCAAGTCCGACGACGAGCTGTGGCACCGCTTCTCGCACGCCCGCTCGGCGTTCTCCAAGCGGCGCAAGGCCCACTTCGCGTCCCTGGACGCGCAGCGCGAGGAGGCCCGCAAGGCCAAGGAGAGGCTGGTCGCCGAGGCCGAGGCGCTCTCCGGCTCGACGGACTGGGGCCCCACGGCCGCCCGCTACCGGGAGCTGATGACCGAGTGGAAGGCCGCCGGACGGGCCCAGCGGGAGGCCGAGGACGACCTCTGGAACCGCTTCCGCGGGGCCCAGGACGTCTTCTTCCAGGCCCGGGGCGAGGTCTTCGCGGAGCGTGACGCCGAGCAGCGGGAGAACCTGACCCGCAAGGAGGAGCTGGTCGTCGAGGCCGAGAAGCTGCTCCCCGTCTCGGACCTGAAGGCGGCCCGCGCGGCGTTCCGCTCGATCAACGAGCGGTGGGAGGCCATCGGCCATGTCCCGCGCGACGCCCGGCCCCGCATCGAGGGCCGGATGCACGCCGTCGAGCGCGCCATCCAGGACACCGAAGAGGCCGAGTGGCGGCGTACGAACCCCGAGGCGCGGGCCCGTGCCGCGGGGCTCACCGGTCAGCTCCAGGACGCCGTCGACAAGCTGCGCGCGCAGATCGACGCCGCCCGCGCGGCCGGCAACAACGCCAAGGCCGACAAGCTCGCCAAGGAGCTCGAGGGCCGCCAGGCGCTGCTGGACCAGGCTCTCAAGGGCCTGGAGGAGTTCGGCGGCTGA
- a CDS encoding bifunctional (p)ppGpp synthetase/guanosine-3',5'-bis(diphosphate) 3'-pyrophosphohydrolase, whose protein sequence is MPDEAKPLTAAHPDEPTAAPDATAGAATPKKAGEATSRPAPKPPATPAGLAGATSATPAPARPLQGPAPRSGSSNRVRARLARLGVQRSSPYNPVLEPLLRIVRGNDPKADTATLRQIERAYQVAERWHRGQKRKSGDPYITHPLAVTTILAELGMDPATLMAGLLHDTVEDTEYGLETLRQDFGDQVALLVDGVTKLDKVKFGEAAQAETVRKMVVAMAKDPRVLVIKLADRLHNMRTMRYLKREKQEKKARETLEIYAPLAHRLGMNTIKWELEDLAFAILYPKMYDEIVRLVAERAPKRDEYLAIVTDQVQGDLRAARIKATVTGRPKHYYSVYQKMIVRGRDFAEIYDLVGIRVLVDTVRDCYAALGTIHARWNPVPGRFKDYIAMPKFNMYQSLHTTVIGPSGKPVELQIRTFDMHRRAEYGIAAHWKYKQEAVAGASKVRTDVPRHPGKGAGTDTVNDMAWLRQLLDWQKETEDPGEFLESLRFDLSRNEVFVFTPKGDVIALPAGATPVDFAYAVHTEVGHRTIGARVNGRLVPLESTLDNGDLVEVFTSKASGAGPSRDWLGFVKSPRARNKIRGWFSKERRDEAIEQGKDAIVRAMRKQNLPIQRILTGDSLVTLAHEMRYPDISSLYAAIGEGHVSAQSVVQKLVQALGGEEAANEDIAETAPPIRTRTKRRSSADPGVVVKGVEDVWVKLARCCTPVPGDPVIGFVTRGSGVSVHRADCVNVDSLSQQPERILDVEWAPTQSSVFLVAIQVEALDRSRLLSDVTRVLSDQHVNILSAAVQTSRDRVATSRFTFEMGDPKHLGHVLKAVRGVEGVYDVYRVTSARQR, encoded by the coding sequence TTGCCAGACGAGGCCAAGCCGCTGACCGCCGCGCATCCGGACGAGCCGACCGCAGCCCCCGACGCCACGGCGGGCGCGGCCACGCCCAAGAAGGCCGGCGAGGCCACGTCGCGGCCCGCGCCGAAGCCTCCGGCCACCCCGGCCGGCCTGGCCGGAGCGACATCCGCGACCCCCGCCCCGGCACGCCCGCTCCAGGGCCCCGCGCCCCGCTCCGGCTCGTCCAACCGGGTCCGCGCTCGCCTGGCCCGTCTCGGGGTCCAGCGCTCCAGCCCGTACAACCCGGTCCTGGAGCCGCTGCTGCGCATCGTGCGCGGCAACGACCCCAAGGCGGACACGGCGACGCTGCGCCAGATCGAGCGCGCCTACCAGGTCGCCGAGCGCTGGCACCGCGGCCAGAAGCGCAAGAGCGGCGACCCGTACATCACCCATCCGCTGGCGGTGACCACCATCCTCGCCGAGCTGGGCATGGACCCGGCCACCCTGATGGCGGGGCTGCTGCACGACACCGTCGAGGACACCGAGTACGGCCTGGAGACCCTGCGGCAGGACTTCGGCGACCAGGTCGCCCTGCTGGTCGACGGCGTGACCAAGCTGGACAAGGTCAAGTTCGGCGAGGCCGCGCAGGCCGAGACCGTGCGCAAGATGGTCGTGGCCATGGCCAAGGACCCCCGGGTGCTGGTCATCAAGCTGGCCGACCGGCTGCACAACATGCGCACCATGCGCTACCTCAAGCGGGAGAAGCAGGAGAAGAAGGCCCGCGAGACGCTGGAGATCTACGCCCCGCTGGCGCACCGGCTGGGCATGAACACCATCAAGTGGGAGCTGGAGGACCTCGCCTTCGCGATCCTCTACCCCAAGATGTACGACGAGATCGTCCGGCTGGTCGCCGAGCGGGCGCCCAAGCGTGACGAGTATCTGGCCATCGTCACCGATCAGGTGCAGGGCGACCTGCGGGCCGCGCGCATCAAGGCCACCGTCACCGGCCGCCCCAAGCACTACTACTCCGTGTACCAGAAGATGATCGTGCGGGGCCGCGACTTCGCCGAGATCTACGACTTGGTGGGCATCCGGGTCCTGGTCGACACCGTCCGCGACTGCTACGCGGCACTGGGCACCATCCACGCGCGGTGGAACCCGGTGCCGGGGCGGTTCAAGGACTACATCGCGATGCCCAAGTTCAACATGTACCAGTCGCTGCACACGACGGTCATCGGGCCCAGCGGAAAGCCGGTCGAGCTGCAGATCCGCACCTTCGACATGCACCGCCGCGCGGAGTACGGCATCGCCGCGCACTGGAAGTACAAGCAGGAGGCCGTCGCCGGCGCCTCCAAGGTGCGCACCGACGTGCCGCGCCACCCGGGCAAGGGCGCCGGCACGGACACCGTCAACGACATGGCCTGGCTGCGGCAGCTGCTGGACTGGCAGAAGGAGACCGAGGACCCCGGCGAGTTCCTGGAGTCGCTCCGCTTCGACCTGTCCCGCAACGAGGTCTTCGTCTTCACCCCCAAGGGCGACGTCATAGCGCTCCCCGCGGGTGCCACTCCCGTGGACTTCGCCTACGCCGTGCACACCGAGGTCGGCCACCGCACCATAGGGGCGCGGGTCAACGGCCGTCTGGTGCCCCTGGAGTCGACGCTGGACAACGGCGACCTGGTGGAGGTCTTCACCTCCAAGGCGTCCGGTGCCGGCCCGTCCCGCGACTGGCTGGGCTTCGTCAAGTCCCCGCGCGCCCGCAACAAGATCCGTGGCTGGTTCTCCAAGGAGCGCCGCGACGAGGCGATCGAGCAGGGCAAGGACGCCATCGTCCGCGCGATGCGCAAGCAGAACCTGCCGATCCAGCGCATCCTCACCGGCGACTCGCTGGTCACCCTCGCCCACGAGATGCGCTATCCGGACATCTCCTCGCTCTACGCGGCCATCGGCGAGGGCCATGTCTCCGCGCAGAGCGTCGTGCAGAAGCTGGTCCAGGCGCTCGGCGGCGAGGAGGCGGCCAACGAGGACATCGCCGAGACCGCCCCGCCGATCCGCACCCGCACCAAGCGGCGCTCCAGCGCCGACCCGGGCGTCGTGGTCAAGGGCGTCGAGGACGTGTGGGTCAAGCTGGCCCGCTGTTGTACGCCGGTGCCGGGCGACCCCGTCATCGGCTTCGTCACCCGCGGCAGCGGCGTCTCGGTGCACCGCGCGGACTGCGTCAACGTCGACTCGCTCTCCCAGCAGCCCGAGCGCATCCTGGACGTCGAGTGGGCGCCCACCCAGTCGTCGGTCTTCCTGGTCGCCATCCAGGTGGAGGCGCTGGACCGCTCGCGGCTGCTCTCCGACGTCACACGCGTGCTGTCGGACCAGCACGTCAACATCCTCTCCGCGGCCGTCCAGACCTCCCGTGACCGCGTCGCCACCTCCCGCTTCACCTTCGAGATGGGCGACCCCAAGCACCTGGGCCACGTCCTGAAGGCCGTACGCGGCGTGGAGGGCGTCTACGACGTCTACCGGGTGACCTCGGCCCGCCAGCGGTAG
- a CDS encoding adenine phosphoribosyltransferase → MSAAGSQELRELLLSRIVDVPDYPQPGVMFKDITPLLADATAFGALTDALAELCVKHGADKVVGLEARGFILAAPVAVRAGLGFVPARKAGKLPGATLGQAYQLEYGTAEIEIHADALAPGDRVLVIDDVLATGGTAAASLQLIRRAGAQVAGVAVLMELGFLDGRGRLAADLDNAPLEALITV, encoded by the coding sequence ATGAGCGCGGCGGGCAGCCAGGAGCTGCGGGAACTGCTGCTCAGTCGGATCGTCGACGTCCCGGACTACCCCCAGCCGGGAGTGATGTTCAAGGACATCACCCCGCTGCTGGCCGACGCCACGGCCTTCGGCGCGCTCACCGACGCGCTCGCCGAGCTCTGCGTCAAGCACGGCGCGGACAAGGTCGTCGGCCTCGAAGCCCGCGGCTTCATCCTGGCCGCGCCGGTCGCGGTCCGCGCCGGCCTCGGCTTCGTCCCGGCGCGCAAGGCCGGCAAGCTGCCCGGCGCCACCCTGGGCCAGGCGTACCAGCTGGAGTACGGCACCGCCGAGATCGAGATCCACGCCGACGCGCTGGCGCCCGGCGACCGGGTCCTGGTCATCGACGACGTACTGGCCACCGGCGGCACCGCCGCGGCCTCGCTCCAGCTCATCCGGCGCGCCGGCGCCCAGGTGGCCGGGGTCGCCGTGCTGATGGAGCTGGGCTTCCTCGACGGCCGTGGCCGCCTGGCGGCCGATCTCGACAACGCGCCGCTGGAGGCGTTGATCACGGTCTGA
- the secF gene encoding protein translocase subunit SecF — translation MSRLGTLGAKLYRGEVGYDFVAKRKLWYGISILITITAIVGLAVRGLNMGIEFSGGAVFTTPKASISTEQARETAESASGGHTAVVQKLGDGRMRIQISELDTKEAQPVQEALAKKMGVEASKINSQLVGPSWGEQIASKAWQGLAIFMVLVVIYLAIAFEWRMALAALIALVHDLTITVGVYALVGFEVTPGTVIGLLTILGYSLYDTVVVFDGLKEGAKGITKQTRYTYSEIANRSLNATLVRSINTTVVALLPVAGLLFIGGGVLGGGMLNDISLALFVGLAAGAYSSIFIATPLVADLKEREPELRALARRVSAKRAAAGKAGAEGQDQSADTDADDEPEQDDDAEDATPAGVVGQRRQPAARNRGRGRPSGKRR, via the coding sequence ATGTCGCGACTCGGCACCCTCGGCGCCAAGCTGTACCGAGGCGAGGTCGGTTACGACTTCGTCGCCAAGCGCAAGCTCTGGTACGGCATCTCCATCCTCATCACCATCACGGCCATCGTCGGCCTGGCGGTGCGCGGCCTGAACATGGGCATCGAGTTCTCGGGCGGCGCCGTCTTCACCACGCCCAAGGCGAGCATCTCCACCGAGCAGGCCCGGGAGACCGCGGAGTCGGCCTCCGGCGGCCACACCGCCGTCGTCCAGAAGCTCGGCGACGGGCGCATGCGCATCCAGATCAGCGAGCTGGACACCAAGGAGGCCCAGCCGGTCCAGGAGGCGCTCGCCAAGAAGATGGGCGTCGAGGCATCCAAGATCAACTCGCAGCTCGTCGGCCCCAGCTGGGGTGAACAGATCGCCAGCAAGGCCTGGCAGGGTCTAGCGATCTTCATGGTGCTGGTGGTGATCTATCTCGCCATCGCCTTCGAGTGGCGCATGGCGCTGGCGGCCCTGATCGCGCTGGTCCACGACCTCACCATCACCGTCGGCGTCTACGCGCTGGTCGGCTTCGAGGTCACCCCGGGCACGGTGATCGGTCTGCTGACGATTCTCGGCTATTCCCTCTACGACACCGTCGTCGTCTTCGACGGTCTGAAGGAGGGGGCGAAGGGCATCACCAAGCAGACCCGCTACACCTACAGCGAGATCGCCAACCGCAGCCTCAACGCCACCCTGGTGCGCTCCATCAACACCACGGTCGTGGCGCTGCTGCCGGTCGCCGGCCTGCTCTTCATCGGTGGCGGTGTCCTCGGTGGCGGCATGCTGAACGACATCTCGCTGGCCCTGTTCGTCGGCCTCGCAGCCGGTGCCTACTCGTCGATCTTCATCGCGACGCCGCTGGTCGCCGATCTGAAGGAGCGCGAGCCGGAGCTGCGGGCGCTGGCCCGCCGGGTCAGCGCCAAGCGTGCCGCGGCCGGCAAGGCCGGGGCCGAGGGCCAGGATCAGTCGGCCGACACCGACGCCGACGACGAGCCGGAGCAGGACGACGACGCGGAGGACGCCACCCCGGCCGGGGTCGTCGGCCAGCGTCGCCAGCCCGCGGCCCGCAACCGCGGGCGGGGCCGTCCCTCGGGGAAGCGCCGATGA
- the secD gene encoding protein translocase subunit SecD, which yields MAAPKKGRRSPGTQGRPGRALVVILIAIVALTGGMFISGHTTPRLGIDLAGGTSFTLEAKNQPGRPNAINSDNMKTAVDIIERRVNGLGVSEAEVQTQGDKHIIVNIPKGMNATQARKQVGTTAQLFFRPVVTYTEGGKTPQPDATPSPSASDKDKQQGDKDQANKGDKADDGSTAKPGPTASTQGRPVSEGLRADETPKPTGTPQDKGGKDSADKKAEDEKSDAEDLNAQLAALDCSTEASRAKAGEAAAAGDPKKSIVACSTEGDRKFILGPAEVEGTDVDDASSVYQPGEGWIVQLDFTNKGADKFADVTGKLAAQAPPQNQFAIVLDGAVVSDPSVTRTIAGGNAQISGSFSQQESEDLANVLSYGALPLTFDIADETTVSAALGSEQLRAGLIAGGIGLALVMIYLVVYYRGLSLVAIASLGVSAILTYAIMVLLGPGIGFALNLPAVCGAIVAIGITADSFIVYFERIRDEIREGRTLRPSVERAWPRARRTILVSDFVSFLAAAVLFIVTVGKVQGFAFTLGLTTLLDVVVVFFFTKPLMTILARKKFFASGHPWSGLDPKRLGARPPLRRGRPTAPVDTKEA from the coding sequence GTGGCAGCACCGAAGAAGGGCCGCAGGTCCCCTGGGACACAGGGCAGGCCCGGGCGCGCCCTGGTCGTGATCCTGATCGCCATCGTGGCACTCACCGGAGGGATGTTCATCTCCGGCCACACCACGCCGCGGTTGGGTATCGATCTCGCGGGCGGCACCAGTTTCACGCTGGAGGCCAAGAACCAGCCGGGCAGGCCCAACGCGATCAACTCGGACAACATGAAGACCGCCGTCGACATCATCGAGCGGCGGGTCAACGGTCTGGGTGTGTCCGAGGCCGAGGTCCAGACGCAGGGCGACAAGCACATCATCGTGAACATCCCCAAGGGGATGAACGCGACGCAGGCCCGCAAGCAGGTCGGCACCACCGCCCAGCTGTTCTTCCGGCCCGTGGTGACCTACACCGAAGGCGGCAAGACGCCGCAGCCGGATGCCACCCCCAGCCCCAGCGCGTCCGACAAGGACAAGCAGCAGGGCGACAAGGACCAGGCGAACAAGGGCGACAAGGCCGACGACGGCTCCACCGCCAAGCCCGGCCCCACGGCCAGCACCCAGGGCCGCCCCGTCTCCGAGGGCCTGCGCGCCGACGAGACCCCGAAGCCGACCGGGACCCCGCAGGACAAGGGCGGCAAGGACTCCGCGGACAAGAAGGCCGAGGACGAGAAGTCCGACGCCGAGGACCTGAACGCCCAGCTGGCGGCCCTCGACTGCTCCACCGAGGCCAGCCGTGCCAAGGCCGGTGAGGCCGCCGCGGCGGGCGACCCGAAGAAGTCGATCGTCGCCTGCTCCACCGAGGGCGACCGCAAGTTCATCCTCGGCCCCGCCGAGGTCGAGGGCACCGACGTCGACGACGCCTCCTCCGTCTACCAGCCCGGCGAGGGCTGGATCGTCCAGCTGGACTTCACCAACAAGGGCGCCGACAAGTTCGCCGACGTCACCGGCAAGCTGGCCGCCCAGGCCCCGCCGCAGAACCAGTTCGCCATCGTGCTGGACGGCGCGGTCGTCTCCGACCCGAGCGTCACGCGGACCATCGCCGGCGGCAACGCCCAGATCTCCGGCAGCTTCAGCCAGCAGGAGTCCGAGGACCTGGCCAACGTGCTGTCCTACGGCGCCCTGCCGCTGACCTTCGACATCGCCGACGAGACCACCGTCTCCGCCGCCCTCGGCAGTGAGCAGCTGCGGGCCGGTCTGATCGCGGGCGGCATCGGCCTCGCGCTCGTGATGATCTACCTCGTCGTGTACTACCGTGGCCTGTCGCTGGTGGCCATCGCGAGCCTCGGGGTCTCCGCGATCCTCACTTACGCGATCATGGTGCTGCTCGGCCCGGGCATCGGCTTCGCCCTGAACCTGCCGGCCGTCTGCGGTGCGATCGTGGCCATCGGCATCACCGCCGACTCGTTCATCGTCTACTTCGAACGCATCCGGGACGAGATCCGCGAGGGCCGCACGCTGCGACCGTCGGTGGAGCGCGCCTGGCCGCGCGCCCGCCGCACCATCCTGGTCTCGGACTTCGTGTCCTTCCTCGCGGCCGCCGTGCTCTTCATCGTCACCGTCGGCAAGGTCCAGGGCTTCGCGTTCACCCTCGGCCTGACCACGCTGCTCGACGTCGTCGTGGTGTTCTTCTTCACCAAGCCGCTGATGACGATCCTGGCCCGGAAGAAGTTCTTCGCCAGCGGCCACCCGTGGTCCGGTCTGGACCCCAAGCGCCTCGGCGCCCGCCCGCCGCTGCGCCGCGGCCGGCCCACCGCCCCCGTCGACACGAAGGAGGCGTGA
- the yajC gene encoding preprotein translocase subunit YajC, which translates to MNLVTLLPFIVLIGAMFLMTRSAKNKQRQAMQMRDNMQPGSGVRTIGGMYATVKEVHDDTVLLEVAPGVHAVYAKNAIGAVLEDSEYNRIVHGIDPEAATADEDAPVVPDDVSSLTDSAAAGDDVQKIALDKSDAPAKAESADETEAAEKGEAGQKAEQAADGKGDAEAK; encoded by the coding sequence GTGAATCTCGTGACTCTCCTGCCGTTCATCGTGCTCATCGGGGCCATGTTCCTGATGACCCGCTCGGCCAAGAACAAGCAGCGCCAGGCCATGCAGATGCGTGACAACATGCAGCCGGGCTCCGGCGTGCGCACCATCGGCGGCATGTACGCCACGGTCAAGGAGGTTCACGACGACACCGTCCTCCTTGAGGTCGCGCCCGGCGTGCACGCGGTGTACGCGAAGAACGCGATCGGTGCCGTCCTGGAGGACTCGGAGTACAACCGCATCGTGCACGGCATCGACCCCGAGGCGGCGACCGCCGACGAGGACGCCCCGGTCGTCCCCGACGACGTCTCCTCGCTGACCGACTCCGCCGCCGCGGGCGACGACGTCCAGAAGATCGCTCTGGACAAGTCCGACGCCCCGGCGAAGGCCGAGAGCGCCGACGAGACCGAGGCCGCCGAGAAGGGCGAGGCTGGCCAGAAGGCCGAGCAGGCCGCGGACGGCAAGGGCGACGCCGAAGCGAAGTAG
- the ruvB gene encoding Holliday junction branch migration DNA helicase RuvB, translating into MNWDDESAPAPVGGLPAGGDRLVGAAADGEDQAIEAALRPKDLGEFVGQERVREQLDLVLKAARQRNGTADHVLLSGAPGLGKTTLSMIIAAEMGAPIRITSGPAIQHAGDLAAILSSLAEGEVLFLDEIHRMSRPAEEMLYMAMEDFRVDVIVGKGPGATAIPLELPPFTLVGATTRAGLLPPPLRDRFGFTGHMEFYTPAELERVIHRSARLLDVEIEEEGAAEIAGRSRGTPRIANRLLRRVRDYAQVKADGVITREVATRALDVYDVDGRGLDRLDRAVLTALLKLFGGGPVGLSTLAVAVGEERETVEEVAEPFLVREGLLARTPRGRVATPAAWAHLGLTPPQSPHPAGGQQGLFGA; encoded by the coding sequence GTGAACTGGGACGATGAGTCCGCACCCGCACCGGTGGGCGGGCTGCCCGCCGGTGGCGACCGGCTCGTGGGAGCCGCCGCCGACGGCGAGGACCAGGCCATCGAGGCGGCGCTGCGCCCCAAGGACCTCGGGGAGTTCGTCGGGCAGGAGCGGGTCCGCGAGCAGCTGGACCTGGTGCTCAAGGCGGCCCGCCAGCGGAACGGCACCGCCGATCACGTGCTGCTGTCCGGCGCGCCCGGCCTCGGCAAGACCACCCTGTCGATGATCATCGCGGCCGAGATGGGGGCCCCGATCCGCATCACCTCCGGCCCCGCCATCCAGCACGCCGGCGACCTCGCGGCGATCCTCTCCTCGCTCGCCGAGGGCGAGGTGCTCTTCCTCGACGAGATCCACCGGATGTCCCGGCCCGCCGAGGAGATGCTCTACATGGCGATGGAGGACTTCCGCGTCGACGTGATCGTCGGCAAGGGCCCCGGCGCCACCGCCATCCCGCTGGAGCTTCCGCCCTTCACCCTGGTCGGCGCCACCACCCGGGCCGGTCTGCTGCCGCCCCCGCTGCGCGACCGCTTCGGCTTCACCGGACACATGGAGTTCTACACCCCGGCCGAGCTGGAGCGGGTCATCCACCGCTCCGCGCGGCTGCTGGACGTGGAGATAGAGGAGGAGGGCGCCGCCGAGATCGCCGGCCGTTCCCGCGGCACCCCGCGCATCGCCAACCGGTTGCTGCGCCGCGTGCGGGACTACGCCCAGGTGAAGGCCGACGGCGTGATCACCCGCGAGGTCGCCACCCGCGCCCTGGACGTGTACGACGTGGACGGCCGTGGCCTGGACCGGCTGGACCGGGCGGTGCTGACCGCGCTGCTGAAGCTGTTCGGCGGCGGCCCGGTGGGGCTGTCGACGCTGGCGGTCGCGGTGGGGGAGGAGCGCGAGACGGTCGAGGAGGTCGCCGAGCCGTTCCTGGTGCGCGAGGGGCTGCTGGCCCGCACGCCGCGTGGTCGGGTGGCCACCCCGGCGGCCTGGGCGCACCTCGGACTGACGCCCCCGCAGTCGCCGCACCCGGCCGGCGGTCAGCAGGGGCTCTTCGGGGCCTGA
- the ruvA gene encoding Holliday junction branch migration protein RuvA has protein sequence MIAFVSGPVAALAPTTAVIEVGGVGMAVQCAPGTLSTLRVGEPARLATSLVVREDSLTLYGFADDDERQVFELLQTASGVGPRLAQAMLAVHSPDALRRAVAGGDEKALTAVPGIGKKGAQKLLLELKDRLGDPVGSAPRRAAAPAAAAWSDQLHAALTGLGYPPREADDAVAAVTPQAEAAVAAGDRPQVAQLLRAALQTLNRAR, from the coding sequence ATGATCGCCTTCGTTTCGGGCCCGGTGGCCGCCCTCGCCCCCACAACGGCCGTGATCGAGGTCGGCGGTGTGGGCATGGCCGTCCAGTGTGCCCCGGGCACCCTCTCCACGCTGCGGGTCGGCGAGCCCGCCCGGCTCGCCACCTCCCTGGTCGTGCGTGAGGACTCGCTGACCCTCTACGGCTTCGCCGACGACGACGAGCGCCAGGTCTTCGAGCTGCTCCAGACCGCCAGCGGCGTCGGCCCCCGGCTCGCCCAGGCCATGCTCGCCGTGCACTCGCCGGACGCGCTGCGCCGTGCCGTGGCCGGCGGCGACGAGAAGGCCCTGACCGCCGTGCCCGGCATCGGCAAGAAGGGCGCGCAGAAGCTGCTGCTGGAGCTGAAGGACCGCCTCGGTGACCCGGTCGGCAGCGCTCCGCGCAGGGCCGCCGCGCCCGCCGCCGCGGCCTGGAGCGACCAACTGCACGCGGCGCTCACCGGCCTCGGTTACCCGCCCCGGGAGGCGGACGACGCCGTCGCGGCGGTGACCCCCCAGGCCGAGGCCGCCGTCGCGGCGGGCGACCGGCCGCAGGTCGCCCAGCTGCTGCGGGCCGCCCTGCAGACCCTCAACCGGGCCCGATGA